The following coding sequences are from one Triticum dicoccoides isolate Atlit2015 ecotype Zavitan chromosome 4A, WEW_v2.0, whole genome shotgun sequence window:
- the LOC119286529 gene encoding WD repeat-containing protein 20-like yields the protein MATSSSAGGGGAAGGAPGLKTYFKTPEGRHKLQYEKTHSPSVLHYNHSSGGKTVSEMTVAYLKEKPVGQGSTPSTPSSGSGMRSAAARLLGTGNGSRTLSFAGSNGVSRAVSGSSRVGGGVGMSTGVGGSQAVANYDGKGTYIIFNTADTLFISDLNSHDKDPVKSIHFSNSNPVCHAFDSEAKDGHDVIVGLWSGDVYSMSLRQQLQDPGKKPVMSQHFINKDKDGTANSRCTCVAWVPEREGIFVVSNADGNLYVYDKSKDGSADWAFPTVRDQNQLMISHAKSNKSNPTARWHICQGAINAISFSPDGAYMATVGRDGYLRVFDFAKEQLIFGGKSYYGALLCCSWSADGKYILSGGEDDLVQVWSMDDRKMVAWGEGHTSWVSSVAFDSYWSPPSSDDAGENVMYRFGSVGQDTQLLLWDLAMDEIAVPLRHPSSGSPTFSSGSPSAHWDSACPPPTGVLQPSPRMRDVPKLSPLVAHRVHADPLSGLEFTSESIVTICREGLIKIWARPQHSENSQRPNSSELAAGNAISKDKMITSPNKAGTSSSSFKQPSSVIFS from the exons ATGGCGACGTCGTCGTCGGCTGGCGGGGGCGGTGCAGCCGGGGGCGCGCCTGGACTCAAGACTTACTTCAAGACTCCCGAGGGCCGGCATAAGCTGCAGTACGAGAAGACCCACTCCCCCTCCGTGCTGCACTACAACCACAGCTCTGGTGGCAAGACTGTCTCCGAG ATGACAGTGGCATATTTGAAGGAGAAGCCCGTGGGGCAGGGCTCTACACCGTCAACACCAAGTTCCGGCAGTGGCATGCGATCTGCAGCTGCAAGACTGCTTGGTACCGGGAATGGGAGCCGGACACTTAGCTTTGCAGGCAGCAATGGTGTCAGCAGGGCTGTTTCAGGGAGCAGCCGTGTGGGTGGCGGCGTTGGTATGTCAACGGGCGTTGGTGGATCTCAAGCCGTGGCGAATTACGATGGCAAGGGAACATACATCATCTTCAATACCGCAGATACACTGTTCATTAGTGATCTCAACTCACATGACAAA GATCCAGTAAAGTCCATCCACTTCAGCAACTCAAACCCAGTTTGTCATGCATTTGACTCGGAGGCCAAAGATGGGCATGATGTGATTGTTGGATTATGGTCGGGAGATG TCTATTCAATGTCATTGAGGCAACAGTTGCAAGATCCTGGAAAGAAGCCTGTTATGTCTCAGCATTTTATCAATAAAGACAAAGATGGAACTGCCAACAG CCGCTGTACTTGTGTTGCATGGGTTCCAGAGCGTGAAGGCATTTTTGTTGTCAGCAATGCTGATGGGAATCTGTATGTGTATGACAAA TCCAAGGATGGAAGTGCTGACTGGGCATTTCCAACTGTAAGGGATCAAAATCAGCTGATGATTTCACATGCAAAGTCCAATAAG AGCAATCCTACTGCAAGATGGCACATCTGTCAAGGTGCAATCAATGCCATTTCATTTTCGCCGGATGGAGCTTACATGGCAACTGTTGGGCGAGATG GTTATTTAAGAGTATTTGACTTCGCGAAAGAACAACTAATATTTGGTGGGAAAAGTTACTATGGTGCTCTTTTGTGTTGCTCATGGAG TGCGGATGGAAAATATATATTATCAGGCGGGGAAGATGATCTTGTGCAAGTATGGAGCATGGATGACAGAAAGATGGTTGCGTGGGGCGAGGGGCATACATCATGG GTTAGCTCAGTTGCCTTTGATTCGTATTGGTCCCCTCCAAGTTCTGATGATGCAGGAGAAAATGTCATGTATCGCTTTGGTTCTGTTGGCCAG GATACCCAACTTCTTCTCTGGGATTTGGCAATGGATGAGATTGCTGTGCCACTTCGACATCCTTCCAGCGGCTCCCCAACATTTAGCAGTGGAAGCCCTTCTGCACACTGGGACAGTGCATGTCCTCCTCCTACTGGTGTTCTTCAGCCGTCTCCACGGATGCGAGACGTACCAAAGCTCTCACCCCTCGTTGCACACAGAGTACATGCTGATCCCCTTTCTGGCCTAGAATTCACCAGTGAATCGATCGTCACCATATGCCGTGAGGGGCTAATCAAAATCTGGGCCAGGCCACAACACAGTGAAAACAGCCAGCGGCCAAATTCTTCTGAGCTGGCAGCTGGCAATGCCATCTCCAAGGATAAGATGATAACATCACCAAACAAAGCAGGCACTTCCAGCTCTAGCTTCAAGCAACCATCATCTGTTATTTTCTCATGA